The proteins below are encoded in one region of Helianthus annuus cultivar XRQ/B chromosome 2, HanXRQr2.0-SUNRISE, whole genome shotgun sequence:
- the LOC110885171 gene encoding uncharacterized protein LOC110885171 — MPPRRIVNTHRNEDDDIPIETLIANAVNTAIAGLIPNLLQQLQPNNNNGPPEGNNNNGPHGGNVNPPVAIHDWLDRFQRLKPKSFSTAATPVEAENWIAHIEKNFEVLGVNDEFKVRLASYKLEDDAHRWWKTLKNARGGDNYAATLPWNEFRTLFYQQYFTDADRSEYLREYSSIMQGDDEPIMEFKTRLCRLVNFLGPTAGTLEQQTNTFKWAICDRDRKFILNLRFVDINGIVDAVKNLDNDKKHRQRTLDDNRKRPREDNQSNSSLQGGNDQSRDRRYRSDRNYDNQIQQDKQNLPQYRDPPCATCGKPHSGVCRRAERLCFNCGDAGHLVKECPKFNPRANTRGNARLAANDAANTPGMIFG; from the coding sequence ATGCCTCCTAGAAGAATTGTGAACACGCACCGTAATGAGGATGACGACATTCCCATTGAGACCCTCATTGCTAATGCTGTTAATACAGCTATCGCGGGTTTAATCCCTAACTTATTGCAACAGCTTCAGCCAAATAACAACAACGGACCTCCAGAGGGTAATAACAATAACGGCCCTCATGGCGGTAATGTTAACCCTCCTGTTGCCATTCATGATTGGCTTGATCGCTTCCAAAGGCTAAAGCCAAAATCGTTTAGTACTGCTGCCACCCCGGTTGAGGCTGAAAACTGGATTGCTCATATCGAGAAAAATTTTGAAGTGTTGGGTGTGAATGACGAATTCAAAGTCAGGCTTGCTAGTTACAAATTGGAGGACGATGCTCATAGGTGGTGGAAGACTTTGAAGAATGCTCGTGGAGGAGATAATTATGCAGCCACACTTCCTTGGAATGAGTTTCGCACATTGTTCTATCAGCAGTATTTCACTGATGCTGACCGCAGTGAATATCTTAGAGAGTATTCCTCTATCATGCAGGGGGACGATGAGCCTATTATGGAGTTTAAAACTCGTTTATGTCGTTTGGTCAATTTTCTGGGTCCGACTGCAGGTACGCTAGAGCAGCAAACCAACACTTTCAAGTGGGCTATATGTGACCGtgataggaagtttattttgaatcTTCGTTTCGTTGATATTAATGGAATTGTTGATGCGGTAAAAAACTTGGATAATGATAAGAAGCATCGCCAGAGGACGTTGGATGACAATCGTAAGCGGCCAAGGGAAGATAACCAGAGTAATTCTTCTTTGCAAGGTGGCAATGATCAATCTCGAGACCGTAGGTACCGTTCTGACAGGAATTACGACAATCAGAtacaacaagacaaacaaaaCCTGCCACAATATCGTGACCCTCCTTGTGCCACTTGTGGGAAACCTCATAGCGGGGTTTGTCGCCGAGCTGAACGCctctgtttcaattgtggagatgcAGGTCACCTGGTTAAAGAGTGCCCTAAGTTTAACCCTAGAGCTAATACTAGGGGAAATGCCAGACTTGCTGCTAATGATGCAGCTAATACCCCAGGTATGATTTTCGGTTAA